The Pleurodeles waltl isolate 20211129_DDA chromosome 7, aPleWal1.hap1.20221129, whole genome shotgun sequence genome includes a region encoding these proteins:
- the KCNG1 gene encoding potassium voltage-gated channel subfamily G member 1 isoform X2 — MTVLGGENSDYDYSALSCASDNSFTHPIFQETETLKGVFYQRAKLIQPEEDVYKSARLEDRKHHAIINVGGIKYLLPWTTLEEFPLTRLGQLKFCNNFDEILNICDDYDVTCNEFFFDRHPGAFRTILTFLRVGKLRLLREMCALSFQEELLYWGIAEDSLEWCCKRRYLQKIEEFAELNLREDELAENENASETAEETRSSGECSKMCYNIFIVESVCVAWFSLEFCLRFIQAPSKFVFLRRPLNLIDIVAILPYYITLIVDNTSAGKKKSSSGNTYLDKVGLVLRILRALRILYVMRLARHSLGLQTLGLTARRCTREFGLLLLFLCVAIALFSPLLYLIENEMAETQEFTSIPASYWWAVITMTTVGYGDMVPRSIPGQVVALSSILSGILLMAFPVTSIFHTFSRSYIELKQEQERLMCRRAQLLMKTRSPLSNIAHGGDILFDSISSETKDND; from the exons ATGACTGTTCTTGGAGGAGAAAATTCTGATTATGACTACAGCGCCCTTAGCTGTGCCTCTGATAACTCCTTCACACATCCAATCTTTCAAGAAACAGAAACGCTAAAGGGGGTGTTTTATCAACGCGCAAAACTAATCCAACCAGAAGAAGATGTATACAAAAGCGCTCGCCTTGAAGACCGCAAACACCATGCCATCATAAACGTGGGAGGGATAAAGTACCTACTCCCGTGGACTACTCTGGAAGAATTCCCATTGACTCGGTTGGGACAGCTCAAATTTTGCAACAATTTTGATGAAATCTTGAACATTTGTGATGATTACGACGTCACCTGCAATGAGTTTTTCTTTGACCGCCACCCAGGGGCTTTTAGAACGATTTTAACTTTCTTACGAGTGGGTAAGCTGCGACTCCTGCGGGAGATGTGCGCACTCTCATTCCAAGAAGAGCTTCTGTACTGGGGCATTGCGGAGGACAGTCTGGAATGGTGCTGTAAAAGAAGGTATCTGCAAAAAATTGAGGAGTTTGCAGAGTTGAACTTAAGGGAAGACGAACTTGCAGAGAATGAAAATGCCTCTGAAACAGCAGAGGAGACCAGGTCTAGT ggtGAATGTTCCAAGATGTGCTACAACATTTTCATTGTGGAATCTGTTTGTGTGGCATGGTTCTCGTTAGAGTTCTGTCTAAGGTTTATTCAGGCACCAagcaaatttgtgtttctaaggaGGCCACTGAATCTTATCGATATTGTTGCCATTCTTCCATATTATATCACTTTGATTGTGGACAATACTTCAGCTGGCAAGAAGAAGTCAAGTTCTGGCAACACTTACTTGGACAAAGTAGGTCTGGTGCTGAGGATACTCCGGGCCCTAAGaattttgtatgtgatgcgcttagCCAGGCACTCTCTGGGGCTTCAGACATTGGGTCTCACTGCTCGGCGCTGTACGAGGGAATTTGGGCTTCTGTTGCTGTTTCTTTGTGTAGCTATTGCACTTTTTTCACCTCTGCTGTATCTCATTGAAAATGAAATGGCAGAAACACAGGAATTCACTAGTATCCCTGCCTCTTACTGGTGGGCTGTAATCACCATGACAACCGTCGGATatggggacatggtgcccagaagCATTCCAGGACAAGTTGTAGCGCTGAGCAGCATACTAAGCGGGATTCTCCTCATGGCATTTCCAGTGACTTCTATTTTCCATACTTTTTCGCGCTCTTACATTGAGCTAAAACAAGAACAGGAAAGACTTATGTGCCGGAGAGCCCAACTGCTGATGAAAACAAGGTCACCGTTAAGTAATATTGCACACGGGGGCGACATTTTATTTGACAGTATCTCTTCCGAAACCAAGGACAATGATTAA
- the KCNG1 gene encoding potassium voltage-gated channel subfamily G member 1 isoform X1, with the protein MTVLGGENSDYDYSALSCASDNSFTHPIFQETETLKGVFYQRAKLIQPEEDVYKSARLEDRKHHAIINVGGIKYLLPWTTLEEFPLTRLGQLKFCNNFDEILNICDDYDVTCNEFFFDRHPGAFRTILTFLRVGKLRLLREMCALSFQEELLYWGIAEDSLEWCCKRRYLQKIEEFAELNLREDELAENENASETAEETRSSVCMRKLRDMVEKPQSGLPGKVFACLSVLFVTITAVNLSISTMPDLREEEEKGECSKMCYNIFIVESVCVAWFSLEFCLRFIQAPSKFVFLRRPLNLIDIVAILPYYITLIVDNTSAGKKKSSSGNTYLDKVGLVLRILRALRILYVMRLARHSLGLQTLGLTARRCTREFGLLLLFLCVAIALFSPLLYLIENEMAETQEFTSIPASYWWAVITMTTVGYGDMVPRSIPGQVVALSSILSGILLMAFPVTSIFHTFSRSYIELKQEQERLMCRRAQLLMKTRSPLSNIAHGGDILFDSISSETKDND; encoded by the exons ATGACTGTTCTTGGAGGAGAAAATTCTGATTATGACTACAGCGCCCTTAGCTGTGCCTCTGATAACTCCTTCACACATCCAATCTTTCAAGAAACAGAAACGCTAAAGGGGGTGTTTTATCAACGCGCAAAACTAATCCAACCAGAAGAAGATGTATACAAAAGCGCTCGCCTTGAAGACCGCAAACACCATGCCATCATAAACGTGGGAGGGATAAAGTACCTACTCCCGTGGACTACTCTGGAAGAATTCCCATTGACTCGGTTGGGACAGCTCAAATTTTGCAACAATTTTGATGAAATCTTGAACATTTGTGATGATTACGACGTCACCTGCAATGAGTTTTTCTTTGACCGCCACCCAGGGGCTTTTAGAACGATTTTAACTTTCTTACGAGTGGGTAAGCTGCGACTCCTGCGGGAGATGTGCGCACTCTCATTCCAAGAAGAGCTTCTGTACTGGGGCATTGCGGAGGACAGTCTGGAATGGTGCTGTAAAAGAAGGTATCTGCAAAAAATTGAGGAGTTTGCAGAGTTGAACTTAAGGGAAGACGAACTTGCAGAGAATGAAAATGCCTCTGAAACAGCAGAGGAGACCAGGTCTAGTGTATGTATGAGAAAATTACGGGATATGGTAGAAAAGCCTCAATCTGGACTTCCTGGGAAAGTGTTTGCATGTTTGTCTGTATTATTTGTGACAATTACTGCAGTAAACCTGTCTATCAGCACCATGCCCGATTTaagggaagaagaagaaaaa ggtGAATGTTCCAAGATGTGCTACAACATTTTCATTGTGGAATCTGTTTGTGTGGCATGGTTCTCGTTAGAGTTCTGTCTAAGGTTTATTCAGGCACCAagcaaatttgtgtttctaaggaGGCCACTGAATCTTATCGATATTGTTGCCATTCTTCCATATTATATCACTTTGATTGTGGACAATACTTCAGCTGGCAAGAAGAAGTCAAGTTCTGGCAACACTTACTTGGACAAAGTAGGTCTGGTGCTGAGGATACTCCGGGCCCTAAGaattttgtatgtgatgcgcttagCCAGGCACTCTCTGGGGCTTCAGACATTGGGTCTCACTGCTCGGCGCTGTACGAGGGAATTTGGGCTTCTGTTGCTGTTTCTTTGTGTAGCTATTGCACTTTTTTCACCTCTGCTGTATCTCATTGAAAATGAAATGGCAGAAACACAGGAATTCACTAGTATCCCTGCCTCTTACTGGTGGGCTGTAATCACCATGACAACCGTCGGATatggggacatggtgcccagaagCATTCCAGGACAAGTTGTAGCGCTGAGCAGCATACTAAGCGGGATTCTCCTCATGGCATTTCCAGTGACTTCTATTTTCCATACTTTTTCGCGCTCTTACATTGAGCTAAAACAAGAACAGGAAAGACTTATGTGCCGGAGAGCCCAACTGCTGATGAAAACAAGGTCACCGTTAAGTAATATTGCACACGGGGGCGACATTTTATTTGACAGTATCTCTTCCGAAACCAAGGACAATGATTAA